GCAAACGATTCCCCCGCAATCAGAGGCCCAATACCTCATCGAAGTGAAAGCCAACGCCCCCGGCGAAATTGACATCGACGCAGTTCTCTTCGTCAACGATCAGGGACTGCGAAAAGTGCCAATCCACATCTCCGCCACCGCCATCGCCAACCCGGAGCAAATCGATGCCTCGCCGAGGCCGTGATGGGGATCCAATCTCAGTGGAAACGAATCGATCCTCGAAGCTCTTGTGCCAGCTTGCAAGTACGAATAGAAACCCGAACGAAATTGATTTGACAATCCCGTGTCACCGCGACAACAATTGACGACATGAGCACCGAACCAACTTTGTACAATAGTCACCTCCCTTCAGATTAACCGCTACCAATCCATTGGAGCGTGGTTTCGGTTGATTGTGGGAGTCGGCCTGCTCACTGCAGCGGACTTGAAAGCGTACGGATTCAGCGTCTCGGCGATCCCTCCCGTCGGGTGGCTTGCTTCGCCGAAGATTCAACTCCTCGCGGTGATTTGGGAATCGATCCTCGGCGTCTGGTTGATCCTGGGCCGATTCTCAACACCGGCTTGGCTCGGATAACGCCGAACGATTTATCAACTGGCCAATTAACCCAACATAATTGATGAATATCTTTATCTTATTATGCACTGTCTCGGTCCAACAGGATATTTCACCTAAAAAAATTGGTGATTTATCTGATGCTTATCGCAAATCACTCATTGGGAAAGAATTCACATTTTCGCATGATGATGATGTGGCAGGAGGCGGAACCTTTCATATTGAAGGTGCATACGCCTCGATTGTGTATCAGGACAAAGTATTTCACCGAGTTGATCTCGATGAAACTTTTACCAAAGATGGGATATCTGGAAAACGAATCAAAGCAATCCTCCAGCGAAATGACGGCTTGTACGAATTAAAAAACGAATCGAATCGATGGGTTCTCGAATTTTATTATGACAACCTAACGGACCTCTACAAGAATTACCCCTATCACAATGATGCATCCTTAATTATGGCGCCCATCTGTCGGATTTCAGATCCACTCGATTCACTGTTATCAAAAGATCCGGTCAAATCACCGTGGCGATCGATTCTGTTACCTGGTGGTGACGCATCTCATTTTCAAACTCACGAAATCAGACGGGGAGCGACGACTCCTTCATCCATCACAGATTATCGACTGGTAAACGGCTTGCTTCAACAGTTATCCATCAGCCCGATTGGAAGTACAAAATCAAAGCAAGTTGACATTATCTATCAGGAATGGAAAGGGGTCAAATATCCGCAACAAGTGACGCTCCGGTCAACGCTATCAGATCCTCCGCTCACCAGTGTCACGAAGTTTTCCGAAATTCGGGAATGCACCAAAGATCCGTCATTTTTCTCCCTCACTGCATTCGGACTCCCCGAAGTCGCGGGCGTGGATCTCGGAAAATCAACTCCCGTTTGGGAGTGGCTGCTCGCTGGAGCGAGCGTCTTGGCGGCGGCTGCGGGGCTCTTTCGTTGGCTGCAACTTCGCTCACTTCGCAAAGGAACCATCGCATGACCTGGATCATTCGAATTTGTTCGATTGGAGCAATTGGCCTGTTCCTGGCAGCAGCTTGGTACAAATCGCAGCCTGCTCCTCAACGGACGCTAACCCTGGTCAACTCCGAGGTGGATCTTGGCGAAATCCCGCTGGATCGCACGCAATTCGCCATATTTACCATCCGAAATGAGGGTGATGAACCCAAGCGGATTCTCGATTTTGCAAATACCTGCACTTTCTATTGCTGTTATCAAGCGGTTCTTGAAGGACCACAAGTGATCCCCCCGCATTCAGAAATCCAATATGTGATTGAAGTGAAAGCCACAGCAACCAAACCATTTACCGTGAACACGACTCTATCACTCGAAGATAACGGCCTCCGGCCAGAACGCATTTTAATTCATGGAATTGGGGTATCTCAATCGGAAACCGCTGATGCCTCGCCGAGGCCGTGATGGGGTGACGCTGATCGAACTATTGGTCGTTTCTGCCAGCATCCGAGCACGTCCTGGCCTGGTCGAACTGGCGACGCCGATACCAGCACCGCTCGCGGCAATGCCACGACCGGGAACGCGGAGCCAAACCACCCGACTGAACGAATTCGGCTGTCGGACTAGGCAAGAACTATCAGTCGCTCGCCTCAGTGAGCGAGACTGCACCATCCCATTGAGAGATGCGATGAGATATTTGACCATATTGATTGTTTTTTGGCTGGTATCCTTCAACCAAACCGCACTTGCGCAGCGAGTCAATGACTCGGAAAAAGCGAGGCTGATTCGTGAGGGTTGGAATCAGTTGTACGAACAGGATCGGCAACCGACCTATTATCAGATTCGATTTCGTGCGAGTAATGCGAATAACGGAAAAATCGAATTTGATCGCGCAACGCAGATTGAATATGGAGCCAAGCAGCAGAATCAGACTCTGAAAAGTGAAAATTCGATCATGTGCATGAATTCCATGTATAGTTTCTTACTTCATCACAAACCAGACTCATCTCCGTGGCTCCTCGCTTCATCGGAACTGAATTCAATCGATTCATCCGGTCGCACGCAGAATTCCTTTTTCCAGGATCTAACGGAAAACTCCCCATCGGCAGGGCACGTTTACCCTTCGTCATTTTTTGATTCCAGCTCATGTCACTTATTATTATCGAATAACGCGATTGAATTCCTTTCGATTCGCAACGATCTATCGGAATGCGAAATTCGTTATCGGCGTCACGTTAGCAACGTTACCGTGGAATATACAGGAACCCTCACGCTGGATCCCCAAGCCCACTCCATCATTACTCAGGCGAAGCTTCAGGGCACAAACCCCAAGGGGGAACGAATCGATTACCAGTTCAAACGCGACTACATTCGAGATCATGATCTCATCCGCACGCGTTCAAACTCCATTCAATTCAGTGTCGGCAAGAACTCATCCACACGGGACTACGAATACACATATGGAATCAAGCCGTTCCCAATTTTGACCAAATTAAGTGACTATGGATTCCCTGAACCAGAAGGTGTGGTGTGGCCGGCCCAAACCCCCGTCTGGGTGTGGCTGCTCGCCGCTGCGGCTGGGTTAATGCTGCTTGCGCTTCTGTTCCGCACCTTGCAACAACGCGCCGTTCGAAAGGAATCCACATGACCTGGATCATTCGGATTTTGACTGCGGCTGCGCTGGGGACGCTCTTGGCGGCGGGATGGTTTCTCGCTCAGCCAGCTCCCACGCGCACGCTCGAAATTCTCAATCCACACATCGAGCTTGGCGAAGTCGATTCGGGAACTTCTTATGAAGTCACGTTTATCTTTCAGAACGACGGGGATTCCTCGCACCTTGTCTACAATCTTGCTCCACGCTGCACACCAACGTGCTGTTTCGAACCCAAGCAGCTTCAGCCCCAGATCATTCCACCGCGTTCGGAATTCGAGTATATTCTGGTCGTTAAACCCACACATCCGGGGCCGTTTCAACTGCGCACGCATCTCTTTTTCGAAGATTCCGCATTGCGACAAGAGCCTGTCACCATTTCCGGTGTCGCCCGAGATTCGGAGCAATAGTTGGAATCAACCGGCATCCAACCCATCTGCGGATACTTCACGATCGTCCAGAACTCGACCAATAACCTTTGAATCATGAGAATTCCATGACACCCTGGCTGCTTCTGCTATCGTTGCAACTCGGTGCGTCCGCTCAGGCGGTTACCGAAGATACGCTCCGCGAGTGGGCACAAAACTATCGCGATTCTCTCGTCGGCACCCAATTCACCTTCACGCACGAGGATGAAACCGATGAATCCGACAAAATTCTCATTCAGGGAGCCTATGCATCGATTCCGTACCAAGGTGGAAGTCTGCATCGTCTTGAAACAACATGGATGGTGACCAACGGTGATCGGAAAACTACCAAAACGCGAGTTCTGTTACAGCGAAATGATGGTTTCTACGAAATTGAAGATAACGGCCAGGGCTGGCTTCTAACACAATATATTCCCGAATTTGCCCAACCCTTCAAAAATTACGATATTTCTACCGATTTTGATTATATTAGTGCACCCGTTTCGAGACTCATGACTCCTTTTGATTCTATTTTCCCTCATCATTCAGAGTTTAGTTATCGCTCGACATTAATGCCTTCTTCACGAACGCATCATATTCAAACCAAAGAGACACCATTAGGAAAACAAGAAGCCACCTCGCTCTCGGACTACTGGATGGAAGATGGCTTAATCAAGAAATCGATCATTCGCAGAGCGAGCACAAACCAAACCATCACAAGGGAGACTGTCTATCAAACCTTGAATGGCAAAAAATTTCCTCAGGAAATTACCACACAAAACTTGGTAATCAACCCGCCGTTGCACAGTATTACCCGGTTTTCACCCGTCGAAGTCTGTACAAAAGACCCTTCGTATTTCTCGCTGACACAGTTCGGAATGCCCGAAGCCGAGGGGATTGATTTGGGGCGACCCACGCCCGTTTGGGTGTGGCTGCTCGCCGCTGCGGCTGGGCTGATGCTGCTTGCATTGCTGTTCCGCACCTTGCAACAACGCGCCATTCGAAAGGAATCCACATGACCTGGATCATTCGGGGGTTCTCGAGCGGAAGCCATCGTATGCTCTTCGAATGGATCTGACCAAAGCGCGTTCGTGACAGGGGGGAGTCCCACTGACAAGTTCTCGATCGATTATTCGACTAACAGAAAAGGATTCGAATGCAAATGTCATGGCTGCTGCTGCTATCGCTGCAACTCGGTGCGCCCGAACAGGCGGTTACCGAAGATACGCTCCGCGAGTGGAGCCAAAACTATCGCGATTCTCTCGTCGGCACCCAATTCACCTTCACAACCCAAGAAGGTCTTGAACCAGATGGTTTCATTGCGCGACAAGGGACGTATGCATCCATTCCGTACAAGGATGGTAGCTTGCATCGTTTGGACATCACAAAAACCTTCTCCGCAGACGGTCTAACAACGACGACGACCCAAACGCTGCTTCAGCGTCCTGATGGATGCTATGAGATTTTCCAAAATAACAACGGGTGGGTCTTAGAGAAACATCACAGCCAATTAAAAGAAATATACAAGGAATATGGATTCAGATCTGATTTCATGTTTATCATGATGCCAGTAGTTCGTATTGCTTCTCCTTTCGATGAGTCACTATCTCGAGAACGTAGCGGTTTTTCATGGGGATCAAGGATCAGCTTGACAAAGAGCAAAAACGAGTTTCAAACATCAGAATTCCCATGGACCAACCCCAAACAAGTATCTGTGGTCAGCAACTATTGGCTCGAAGATGGTTGCATCAAAAAACTGGTCATCGCCAAGCCTGATGGGACCGAAGCCAAAATCCAAGAGATCAACTACCAGCTCTTCAACAATCGGAAGTACCCGCGCGATTCTACGATCCGTGTACCTGGGGACGACCAACGCTTGTCGCTTGTCGCTGAGTTTTCGGATGTTACAGCCTGTACGAAAGCCCCTTCGTATTTCTCGCTGACACAGTTCGGAATGCCCGAAGCCGAGGGGATTGATTTGGGGCGACCCACGCCGGTTTGGGTGTGGCTGCTCGCCGCTGCCGGTGGGCTGATGCTGCTCGCGCTACTGTTCCGTACCTTGCAACAACGCGCTCTTCGAAAGGAATCCACATGACCTGGATCATTCGGATTTTGACTGCGGCTTCGCTGGGGACGCTCTTGGCGGCGGGATGGTTTCTCGCTCAGCCCGCTCCCACGCGCACGCTCGAAATTCTCAATCCACACATCGAGCTTGGCGAAGTGCCCAGCGATCAACCCCAATTGGTCGTCTTCCGGATTCGTAACTCTGGATCGGCCCCGAAACGGGTCGTGAACTTCCCTTCGACTTGCAATTTCACCTGCTGCTATCGTTCGGTACTGGACGGTCCCCAAATCATTCCCCCCCATTCGGAGTTGGAATATGTGGTCGAAGTTAAGCCCAGAGGTGCCAATCCGTTCCAAGTCGATACCCTGTTGGTCTTGGAAGACATTGGCACTCGACCGGAGCACGTTCACATCGAAGGAATCGGCATCGACCCGAACAAACCGTTCGACATCCCCCTCAAACCGTAACGGGTTCACCCTCATCGAGTTGCTGGTGGTGATTGCCATCATCAGTGTGTTGGTGGGGCTGCTGCTGGCGGCAGTGCAGAAGGTGCGCGGGGCAGCCGCGCGCATGCAGTGCCAAAATCAATTGCGTCAACTGGCGTTGGCCCTGCACAGCGTCGAAAGTGGGCGAGGGATCTTACCGCCGGGAACGCGGTCGCTGTTTCAACGGGATATTCGCCCCTTCACCGGTTGGACGCTCGAAATTCTCCCGCAGTTGGAGCAAGAGGCGCTGTACCGCGAAGCACAAGCCGCCTTCCGCGTGACACCGATGCCGTTTTTCGCCCCGCACCCGATCGCCACGGTTGTGCGCAGCTTCGCCTGCCCGATGGATCCGCGAGTGCTGAAGGCCCATTTTAGCCAGACGTCGCAAATTGATGTGGCGTTGACGAGCTATTTGGGGGTGAGCGGCACCATCACCACGCAGAAAGATGGCGTGTTGTACCTCGATTCACGGACCACCTTTGGAAGCATTACCGACGGGCTAAGCCAAACGCTGATGCTCGGCGAACGCCCGCCCAGTGCGGATCTCCGGTTCGGTTGGTGGTACGCGGGATTTGGCCAGCAGCTCACTGGATCGGCTGACATCGTCTTGGGGGTGCGGGAGCCGAATTTGCAGCCCATTGTCAGTGGTTCGCCGTGTGGGCCGGGCAACTATCCGTTTAAGCCAGGCTGGTTTGATAATCCTTGTTCCATGTTCCATTATTGGTCGCCGCATTCCGGCGGTGCCAATTTCGCATTCGCGGATGGATCAGTGCAATTTCTCACCTACGATGCCAACTCGGTGATGCCGCAATTGGCCACCCGCGCTGGCGGCGAAGTCGCGACGCTTCCGTGATCATTTCAGGATCGTCGAATGGACGGGCTTTCGGGGCGAGAGCGGAACGGGTGAAGGGCGAGTGAAGGGCGGGTGCGGGGCGAGGTGGCGGAAAATTCGGTGGCAGGCATCGATTGCGGCGGATATAACCACGACCGCACGTGGCATGTGTCACCATCGCGGGCCGTGGTGCAATCGCCACGCGGACCGCATCGCTATCCGAAGGAATGTCATGCTCTCCGCCATGAATCGCCGAGAATTGCTGGCCGGTGCCGCTTCTGCGGTGCTTGTCCCCCGATCGCTGACGGCTTCCAATCCGCCGACGCCGACGAATCCTATTGGGTTTTTCCTGGTCGGCGATACGCATTTTTTAGCGGACAAAGACAATCCGAAATCGCTGGATGCACGGTCGGCAGCGGTCACATCGAAGCTAGTCGATTGGCTCAATTCGCTGCCCGGCAGTGAAATTCCAGCCAAGGCGGGTGGCGGTCGTGTGCTGCCGCCGCTGGGGGTGATTCATGCCGGCGATTGCATCGACACGGGCGATAAAGCCAACATCAACATGCAGGCCACGGAATGGGACGCATTCGCCGACGCTTATGGATTGACCGGCAAAGATGGGAAACTGCGGGTGCCGGTGTATGAGGTGCATGGCAATCATGACAGTCCGCGAGGGGATGGGCTGGCGATTCAAAAGATCATTCAGCGCAACCAAAAACGTCCCGGCGTGACCAATCTTTCCAAGAATGGTGTGCATTATTCGTGGGATTGGGGCGGCGTGCATTTCATTTGTCTGGGAATCGTCGTCGGCCAAGTCGCGGAGGTGACTCGCAAGCGACGATACGCCCCGTTGGGCAGCTTGGAATTTTTGATCCAAGATCTGAAAGACAAAGTCGGGAACTCGGGCAAACCGGTGGTGATTACCCAGCATATCGACATGATTCGTTATGCGCAGCCGTTGCCGGTGGCGGACTCGAAAGCCGTCGGGATGGAGTGGGATCCGGCCGATGTCAAAGGCTATTACGACGCCCTTCGTGGGTACAACATCGCGGCCATTTTGTACGGGCACACCCACGGCCGCAATGTCTATCGCTGGGATGGCACGAACAAGCCAGCGATGACGGGAATTCCCACGTTTAATGTGGATAATAGCAGCCATTTTCATGGCAAACAGCAGGCGTTTTTCTACTTCGAGATCCACCCGACGCAGCTCATCGTCCGCGAATATCACACAACCGATGCCTGGGAAACCGGCGCATGGACCCCGCAAACCTGGACCGCCCCGCTCCGCATGGGCAACGGCTGATTCCCCACGCGGAGCATGCCCATTCCACCCCGCAATCGCTGTGGAAATGATCGCAGTCGAGGCGATCGCGGGGGAGTTGAATCAATCACTGACCGATTCGGAACAATCGTGTGCCGGTGCGGACGAAAAAGGCACCATCGGCGGCGGCGACTCCGTACACGGTTTCGCCCGCGCCGTACTCGCTGCCTGCGCCGGGACGTGATTCATTCCCAGCGGATTTCGGCTTGGATTTGGCAGCCCACAGCGGATTCGAGGCGATTTGCTCAAATTCCTTGCCCGCTTTCAACACGCTGGTGGTGCCGTCTTTGCCGAAGAAATAGACATAGTCTCCTGCCCCAATCATCGATGCCCAACAGGGGCCATCAATGCGCTCGGCGAATAATTCCTGGCCGGATTGCAGATCGTGAGCCGTGACAATGCCCACCTGATTGACGAAGTACGCGACCTGCTGATAGGCCAGCGGCGTGGCATAATTCGAGATGCCCAATTTCGCCGACCAAACCGATTCGTAGCCCGGCTTGCCATCCGCATCGATCAAGCGCAAGCAGCCGTTGCCTTTGGCACCCATCGGCGGCGCATCTTTGGATCGGCTCGTGCCGCCGCCAAACAGAATGCGATCGCCGCTGACCGACGCCGAGGGAATCGTATTGCCCACGACGTTATCGAGCTTCCAAAGCGGCTTGCCGCTGTCCGCCGCGTAGCCAATGATCGTACCAGCGCTGCTGGCGATGATTTCCGGCTTGCCGTTGCGAGTCGCCACCACCGGCGAACTCCACCCGCCGCGCGCTTCCCGATCGGTTTTCCACCGCGTTTTGCCGGTCTGCTTCTCGACCGCCAGCAGATACGATGGCCCACGATCATCAATGAGAATAAACAGCGTATCCGCCGTCTGTGCGGGCGAACTCCCGACTCCGTGCCCGCCTTGGAATTCGCCATAATCGCGGACCAACGACCGCTCCCACCGCACCTTGCCCGCATGGGTCAGCGCCAGCAAATTGCCCCCTTCAAAGAAGCAATACACGCCATCGGCATCCGCACACGGCGTCGGCGCGGCCCGGCTCACCGTCTCCGACCATTTCGCTTTCTGCGTCGGCTCCAGCGCATGACGCCATTGTTCCTTCCCCGTTTTGGCATCCAACGCCAGCACAAAGCCCTTCTCCCGCTGGGCCCCATCCACCGCCGTCACATACACGGTTCCGCCCCAAATCACCGGCGCCGATTGGCCGTATCCAGGCAGATTCACCGTCCAGGCAATCCCCTCCGTCGCCGTCCATTTGGTGGGATACTGCCCAGTCGCCACCGAATCGCCCGTGCCCCGAAAGCCCGGCCAATCCGCCGCCACCGCCACACTTCCAAATAGGCTCATCACGCCAAGTACGAGGCTTCTCACCATCGACAAACTCCTGGGAAAACTGCGAGGCCAGGGCCAGCGATCGGCGACAATCCGCTGCACCACCGGCAGGAATTGCATCCCGATCCGACTCCGCCAAGGACAACACGCGGAGCCACCATCTGGCATTCACACGCACAACGGCTCAAACGTGGCTAGCAGGCACCGAACGGAGCTGCATGGCGGGTCGGGTTGGCTCGGAATTCTGCTGAGAATCAATCTCAACAACCCCAGTTGTTCTATCTCCGCGAATCCCTGCGACAATGCGATCCCAGGATTTTTTCTCAATCGCCATGGCAACACTCCGACCGCCCTTCGAACAGCAAGCTCCGCAACCGCACCGCACGACCGCTCAGGACGAAGGAAACCAAACGACCGTGCAAGA
This DNA window, taken from Tuwongella immobilis, encodes the following:
- a CDS encoding DUF1559 domain-containing protein; this encodes MVIAIISVLVGLLLAAVQKVRGAAARMQCQNQLRQLALALHSVESGRGILPPGTRSLFQRDIRPFTGWTLEILPQLEQEALYREAQAAFRVTPMPFFAPHPIATVVRSFACPMDPRVLKAHFSQTSQIDVALTSYLGVSGTITTQKDGVLYLDSRTTFGSITDGLSQTLMLGERPPSADLRFGWWYAGFGQQLTGSADIVLGVREPNLQPIVSGSPCGPGNYPFKPGWFDNPCSMFHYWSPHSGGANFAFADGSVQFLTYDANSVMPQLATRAGGEVATLP
- a CDS encoding DUF1573 domain-containing protein, with translation MTWIIRICSIGAIGLFLAAAWYKSQPAPQRTLTLVNSEVDLGEIPLDRTQFAIFTIRNEGDEPKRILDFANTCTFYCCYQAVLEGPQVIPPHSEIQYVIEVKATATKPFTVNTTLSLEDNGLRPERILIHGIGVSQSETADASPRP
- a CDS encoding metallophosphoesterase family protein — translated: MLSAMNRRELLAGAASAVLVPRSLTASNPPTPTNPIGFFLVGDTHFLADKDNPKSLDARSAAVTSKLVDWLNSLPGSEIPAKAGGGRVLPPLGVIHAGDCIDTGDKANINMQATEWDAFADAYGLTGKDGKLRVPVYEVHGNHDSPRGDGLAIQKIIQRNQKRPGVTNLSKNGVHYSWDWGGVHFICLGIVVGQVAEVTRKRRYAPLGSLEFLIQDLKDKVGNSGKPVVITQHIDMIRYAQPLPVADSKAVGMEWDPADVKGYYDALRGYNIAAILYGHTHGRNVYRWDGTNKPAMTGIPTFNVDNSSHFHGKQQAFFYFEIHPTQLIVREYHTTDAWETGAWTPQTWTAPLRMGNG
- a CDS encoding outer membrane protein assembly factor BamB family protein, which translates into the protein MVRSLVLGVMSLFGSVAVAADWPGFRGTGDSVATGQYPTKWTATEGIAWTVNLPGYGQSAPVIWGGTVYVTAVDGAQREKGFVLALDAKTGKEQWRHALEPTQKAKWSETVSRAAPTPCADADGVYCFFEGGNLLALTHAGKVRWERSLVRDYGEFQGGHGVGSSPAQTADTLFILIDDRGPSYLLAVEKQTGKTRWKTDREARGGWSSPVVATRNGKPEIIASSAGTIIGYAADSGKPLWKLDNVVGNTIPSASVSGDRILFGGGTSRSKDAPPMGAKGNGCLRLIDADGKPGYESVWSAKLGISNYATPLAYQQVAYFVNQVGIVTAHDLQSGQELFAERIDGPCWASMIGAGDYVYFFGKDGTTSVLKAGKEFEQIASNPLWAAKSKPKSAGNESRPGAGSEYGAGETVYGVAAADGAFFVRTGTRLFRIGQ
- a CDS encoding DUF1573 domain-containing protein is translated as MTWIIRILTAASLGTLLAAGWFLAQPAPTRTLEILNPHIELGEVPSDQPQLVVFRIRNSGSAPKRVVNFPSTCNFTCCYRSVLDGPQIIPPHSELEYVVEVKPRGANPFQVDTLLVLEDIGTRPEHVHIEGIGIDPNKPFDIPLKP